One cyanobiont of Ornithocercus magnificus DNA segment encodes these proteins:
- a CDS encoding signal recognition particle-docking protein FtsY: MAYDWFKRGAEREPGLPKPGREIEEQQEAREAGTSEPNVTEDDSLAWAREAYARLKTQQRAESGPTEIEPVGIFKSQPEHLVKPEEMPAQADQSIAEVPQQQTQSLFGQPVIQHQEHPQQTQQVSVPFTAARSRTEPELEKPVLGAFDDTFAWSADVLAAQGRLANTVSVEEIDWLGRLRRGLEKTRRGFVTGLLENFGSDPLTSEVLDDLEARLLRADVGVKATDHALQALRRRMNEEVVEPVEGLHLLKQQLTEILEVPIRASGVSLLAPVRGHLNIWLVVGVNGVGKTTTLGKLANLATRSGYSTMIAAGDTFRAAAVQQVQIWGDRSGVPVVANTSNNADPAAVVFDTIGAARSRGTDLVLVDTAGRLHTKRNLMEELQKIRRTVDRQAPEAKVESLLVLDASQGQNGLRQAAAFAQAADLTGVAITKLDGTSRGGVALAVASEVRLPIRFIGAGEGILDLRPFNSFEFIEALLARH; the protein is encoded by the coding sequence ATGGCTTACGATTGGTTCAAACGTGGCGCTGAGAGAGAGCCTGGACTACCAAAGCCAGGCCGGGAGATAGAAGAGCAGCAAGAAGCTAGAGAAGCTGGAACTTCAGAACCGAACGTGACTGAAGATGATTCTCTTGCCTGGGCTCGCGAGGCATATGCACGTCTTAAGACTCAGCAGCGAGCTGAGTCAGGGCCTACAGAGATTGAGCCTGTTGGTATTTTCAAGAGTCAACCTGAACATTTGGTCAAACCTGAAGAAATGCCTGCCCAAGCGGATCAGTCTATTGCAGAAGTACCACAGCAGCAGACTCAGTCACTGTTCGGGCAGCCAGTAATACAGCATCAAGAACATCCTCAACAAACCCAACAGGTGAGCGTCCCTTTCACAGCAGCTAGATCCCGAACAGAACCAGAGCTAGAGAAACCAGTCCTGGGTGCCTTTGATGACACTTTTGCCTGGTCTGCTGATGTACTTGCTGCTCAAGGTCGCCTAGCCAACACTGTTTCTGTCGAGGAAATTGATTGGCTCGGAAGACTACGTCGCGGCCTAGAGAAGACCCGCCGTGGTTTCGTCACTGGACTGCTAGAAAACTTCGGTAGCGATCCACTCACGTCCGAGGTTCTTGATGATCTCGAGGCCCGGCTGTTGCGAGCCGATGTCGGTGTCAAAGCCACCGATCACGCGCTGCAGGCACTGCGTCGTCGCATGAATGAGGAGGTGGTTGAGCCTGTTGAGGGTTTGCACCTCTTAAAACAGCAGCTAACCGAGATTCTTGAAGTGCCAATCCGGGCAAGTGGTGTGAGCCTACTTGCACCGGTTCGTGGCCATCTTAATATTTGGTTAGTGGTGGGTGTTAATGGTGTTGGCAAGACCACTACGCTCGGTAAGCTGGCTAATCTGGCCACACGCAGTGGCTATTCGACAATGATTGCTGCTGGCGACACTTTCCGAGCTGCTGCTGTTCAACAAGTACAAATCTGGGGTGACCGGAGTGGGGTTCCAGTTGTTGCAAATACTTCCAATAATGCTGACCCCGCAGCAGTAGTATTTGACACTATCGGCGCAGCTCGTTCCCGTGGAACTGATCTCGTCCTTGTGGATACTGCAGGGCGTCTCCACACAAAGCGCAACCTGATGGAAGAACTCCAGAAGATTCGCCGCACCGTCGATCGCCAAGCCCCTGAGGCAAAGGTCGAGTCCCTACTAGTGCTCGACGCTAGTCAAGGACAAAATGGTCTGCGTCAGGCAGCAGCATTTGCACAAGCCGCGGACCTCACAGGTGTAGCAATCACTAAACTTGACGGAACATCCCGTGGCGGCGTAGCACTTGCCGTCGCATCCGAGGTCAGACTGCCAATCCGTTTTATTGGTGCTGGAGAGGGAATACTCGATCTGCGTCCGTTTAACAGTTTTGAATTCATCGAAGCTCTACTAGCTAGACATTGA
- a CDS encoding transcription antitermination factor NusB encodes MQSRSLARELALLVLGQIPDRKLAYLPIDQSIEGLLQKALDTLTQHWRDGLDAAAAELEKAQQSLLDSEPQGRDSWNSGSGARVRSHMHICLTSAEQVLNSLSATIELPSLLTIASQEQVRRDALNRVYLVIKEKRAIDSCLDNAMEAWRLSRLPRIDRDILRLAVVDLSTLNTPVAVSCNEAVELAHRYSDDHGRRMINGVLRRLQDATLTPFS; translated from the coding sequence ATGCAATCTCGATCCCTTGCGCGTGAGCTAGCCCTGCTAGTTCTAGGTCAAATTCCCGATCGGAAGTTGGCGTATCTTCCTATTGATCAATCCATAGAAGGACTCCTTCAAAAGGCGCTAGACACCTTGACACAGCACTGGCGTGATGGATTAGATGCTGCAGCTGCCGAGCTTGAGAAAGCGCAGCAGTCTCTCCTTGACAGCGAGCCACAAGGTCGGGATAGTTGGAATTCTGGCTCTGGTGCCAGAGTCCGTAGTCACATGCATATATGTTTAACTTCTGCAGAGCAGGTGCTTAATAGTCTGTCAGCCACTATTGAGTTACCTAGTCTCCTTACTATAGCTAGTCAAGAGCAGGTACGTCGCGATGCCCTGAATCGCGTCTATCTTGTTATTAAAGAGAAAAGAGCTATTGATAGCTGCCTAGACAACGCCATGGAAGCCTGGAGGCTGAGCCGTCTTCCACGAATCGACCGTGACATTCTACGTCTAGCCGTTGTTGATCTCTCTACATTGAATACCCCAGTGGCAGTGAGCTGCAATGAGGCTGTTGAGCTCGCCCATCGCTACAGCGATGATCATGGCCGCCGCATGATTAATGGGGTACTCCGGCGACTTCAGGATGCCACCCTTACTCCTTTTTCCTAA
- a CDS encoding tRNA epoxyqueuosine(34) reductase QueG has protein sequence MANQDSIGRLSAELKRQARNQGFEPVGIACLPGGPQLQLRTAALQRWLAAGHQADMSWMAKASRTQAGLLLDGAKSLLAVGLNYYVRQERKPGCLAVARYGWGRDYHRVVSRRLRRLGHWLEEQCPGSRWRVCVDTAPLLDKAWAEEAGLGWIGKHSNLIQAQRGSWMVIGHLLTTEKLQADRPSTPLCGRCHDCIDACPTKAIREPFVVDARRCIAYHTIENRSQQLPSMITATLGPWVAGCDICQDVCPWNHGPIPSSEDPDVQPRPWLLSLEREKAMVWSNASWDKRLQGSALRRIKPWMWRRNITSAQP, from the coding sequence ATGGCTAACCAGGATTCAATCGGACGCTTGAGCGCAGAGCTCAAGCGTCAAGCTCGCAATCAGGGCTTCGAACCAGTTGGCATAGCCTGCCTGCCTGGCGGACCACAGTTACAGCTACGCACCGCTGCCTTGCAGCGATGGCTGGCAGCTGGCCATCAAGCGGATATGAGCTGGATGGCCAAGGCAAGTCGTACGCAGGCAGGGCTACTGCTAGACGGGGCTAAAAGCCTGCTGGCGGTAGGCCTCAACTACTATGTCAGGCAGGAACGCAAGCCTGGCTGCTTGGCTGTTGCACGCTATGGCTGGGGCCGAGATTATCATCGCGTTGTCAGTCGGCGGCTACGGCGGCTCGGCCATTGGCTAGAAGAACAGTGTCCAGGAAGTCGCTGGAGAGTCTGTGTTGATACTGCGCCCCTACTCGATAAGGCTTGGGCTGAAGAAGCAGGACTCGGCTGGATCGGTAAGCACAGCAATCTGATACAGGCGCAGCGGGGATCGTGGATGGTGATAGGGCATCTGTTAACAACGGAGAAGTTGCAAGCTGACCGCCCATCTACGCCACTTTGCGGTCGCTGTCATGACTGCATAGATGCTTGCCCAACAAAAGCAATACGAGAACCATTTGTAGTTGATGCTCGCCGATGTATCGCTTACCATACAATTGAGAACCGCTCTCAGCAGTTACCATCAATGATTACAGCAACTTTAGGCCCTTGGGTTGCTGGCTGTGACATTTGCCAGGATGTGTGCCCATGGAACCATGGCCCGATTCCTAGTAGTGAGGATCCTGACGTTCAGCCAAGGCCATGGTTGTTAAGCCTAGAGCGAGAAAAGGCTATGGTCTGGAGTAATGCCTCTTGGGATAAGAGATTACAGGGCTCAGCGCTGCGCCGAATCAAGCCCTGGATGTGGCGCCGTAATATCACCTCAGCACAGCCATAA
- a CDS encoding tetratricopeptide repeat protein produces the protein MQLKPGDERLWSMLAEAQLRSGQINAAVVSLARAKELSPNKAELWFAEASLALHTNHPETAVDLLGQGLKLDPDNAYAYFDLGNARIMKGQLRLALKAFEKATVIEPSFWEALNNQALVLFEMGSHSEAIRRWRCALEINASPEAMLALAAALNSRQPGDREAIDLAVSALATDPNYVLTSYQKSHLWGLQLRWATERLLWEPMLRASVSSAEDTTDPDGG, from the coding sequence GTGCAACTAAAACCTGGGGATGAACGTCTCTGGTCAATGTTGGCTGAAGCTCAACTGCGTAGTGGTCAGATCAACGCTGCTGTAGTTTCTCTAGCAAGAGCCAAAGAACTAAGCCCTAATAAAGCTGAACTTTGGTTCGCTGAAGCCTCACTAGCACTACATACCAACCATCCAGAGACAGCAGTGGATCTATTGGGTCAAGGACTTAAGCTTGACCCTGATAACGCCTATGCCTACTTCGATCTTGGCAATGCACGAATCATGAAAGGCCAGCTCAGATTAGCTCTGAAGGCCTTTGAAAAGGCGACTGTAATCGAGCCAAGCTTTTGGGAGGCACTCAACAACCAAGCACTTGTCTTGTTCGAGATGGGTAGCCACAGCGAGGCTATCCGACGTTGGCGATGTGCTCTCGAAATTAATGCTAGCCCTGAGGCAATGCTGGCCCTCGCAGCAGCTCTAAACAGTAGACAGCCAGGTGATAGGGAAGCTATTGATCTAGCTGTCAGCGCCCTAGCTACTGACCCCAATTATGTGTTAACTAGTTACCAGAAGTCGCACTTATGGGGACTACAGCTACGTTGGGCCACAGAACGTCTTCTATGGGAACCAATGCTCCGGGCTAGTGTAAGTAGTGCCGAAGACACTACCGATCCAGATGGTGGTTAA
- a CDS encoding amidophosphoribosyltransferase, producing the protein MCGIVGVVSTEPVNQQLYDSLLLLQHRGQDSTGIATMDGCMFHMHKDKGQVREVYRTRDMRNLLGNIGLGHVRYATRGAANCENEGQPFYVNAPYGIILVHNGNLTNTRELESALYRVDRRHMNSSSDTEMLLNVLATELQQQIHGCDLTPEEIFSAVASVHQRVEGSYAAIALIAGHGLLIFRDPFGIRPLVLGRRWSLSGIEEWIVASESLVLENGDYEIVRDVSPGEAVFITSEGKLYSQQCCNSPKLVPCAFEYVYLARPDSVMNGVSVYESRLRMGDSLALTIAREINSGEIDVVMPIPDSSRPAAMQVAKQLGIEYREGFFKNRYVGRTFIMPGQAERKKSVRQKLNAMGSEFKGKNILIVDDSIVRGTTSKEIIQMARLAGANKVMFTSAAPPIRFPHVYGINMPSRKELIAHDRSIAEIASELAVDHIIYQEIDDLRNSITYNSSLVDLDLSCFDGHYVTGTITEDYLDWLGKTQVS; encoded by the coding sequence ATGTGCGGCATTGTCGGAGTGGTCTCCACGGAGCCAGTAAATCAGCAGCTCTATGACAGTCTGCTATTGCTTCAGCATCGAGGTCAAGATTCGACTGGCATTGCTACGATGGATGGGTGCATGTTTCACATGCATAAAGACAAAGGGCAAGTCCGCGAAGTTTACCGAACACGTGATATGCGCAACCTTCTCGGTAATATTGGTTTGGGGCATGTTCGCTATGCGACCAGAGGTGCAGCAAATTGCGAGAATGAGGGACAACCCTTCTACGTAAATGCTCCCTATGGGATTATTCTCGTCCATAATGGTAACCTTACTAACACCCGTGAGCTAGAGAGTGCCCTCTACCGTGTTGACCGTCGCCACATGAATTCTTCTAGTGACACTGAGATGTTACTCAATGTTCTGGCCACAGAACTACAACAGCAGATCCATGGTTGTGATCTGACACCAGAAGAAATCTTTAGCGCTGTGGCCTCTGTACATCAACGTGTAGAGGGATCTTACGCTGCGATTGCCTTGATCGCTGGCCATGGCCTTCTTATATTTCGTGATCCTTTTGGGATACGGCCACTGGTTTTGGGACGTCGCTGGTCTTTAAGTGGTATTGAAGAATGGATTGTCGCTAGCGAATCTCTTGTTCTCGAGAACGGAGATTATGAAATCGTTAGAGATGTTAGCCCTGGCGAAGCTGTTTTTATCACCTCTGAGGGAAAACTCTACTCTCAACAGTGCTGCAACTCTCCTAAACTCGTCCCATGCGCGTTCGAATATGTCTATTTAGCACGTCCTGACTCAGTGATGAATGGCGTGTCTGTTTATGAGTCCCGTTTAAGGATGGGAGACAGCCTCGCATTAACTATTGCTCGTGAGATCAACAGCGGAGAAATTGATGTCGTGATGCCTATACCTGACTCATCTAGACCAGCTGCAATGCAAGTTGCTAAACAGCTTGGAATTGAATATCGTGAAGGCTTCTTCAAAAACCGCTATGTTGGACGAACATTTATTATGCCTGGACAAGCTGAGCGGAAGAAGTCAGTTCGCCAGAAGCTTAATGCTATGGGTTCAGAATTCAAGGGAAAAAATATTCTGATTGTTGATGACTCTATTGTTCGAGGTACTACATCGAAAGAAATTATACAGATGGCACGTCTTGCCGGTGCAAACAAGGTGATGTTTACCTCTGCTGCACCACCTATACGATTTCCCCATGTCTACGGCATTAACATGCCTAGCCGCAAGGAACTTATTGCCCACGACCGTTCAATCGCCGAAATAGCTTCTGAGCTTGCTGTCGACCACATAATTTACCAAGAAATTGATGACCTTCGCAACTCTATTACATATAACTCGTCCTTGGTTGACTTAGATTTATCCTGTTTTGATGGTCATTATGTTACAGGTACAATTACAGAGGATTACCTTGACTGGCTAGGTAAGACTCAGGTTTCCTAA
- a CDS encoding phosphoribosylformylglycinamidine synthase subunit PurL → MTQSSCPEITSDVIIALRQEGLTPNDYQEIWYRLGRAPNRVELGMFGVMWSEHCCYRSSRSLLSAFPTKSSRVLVGPGENAGVINLGLGQRLAFKIESHNHPSAIEPFQGAATGVGGILRDIFTMGARPIALLNSLHFGPLEDPANAVLMEGVVAGIAHYGNCVGVPTVGGEIAFDTSYNGNPLVNVMALGLMETSDIVPSTAVGLGSPVVYVGSTTGRDGMGGASFASAELSFASLQDRPAVQVGNPFLGKSLIEACLEVFQSKDVIIAAQDMGAAGLTCSCSEMAAKGKVGIELNLDCVPARESGMTAYEFLLSESQERMLLVVYPGREESLIERFHHWGLQAAVVGCVIPTPVVRVTHSGVVVAEIPATALTDNTPTNDHILLEQPPQELQKLWNWSEEALPCHGSDHDWSVDLLKLLDDPSIASKNWIYRQYDQQVLSNTVTPAGVADAAIVRLRPQQGEAALQNVVRGIAATVDSLDRWAFLDPERGAIATVAEAARNLSCVGAEPLAVTNNLNFSSPDTPYGYWQLAMACQGIARACKALGTPVTGGNVSLYNETRNPDGRLIPIHPTPVIGMVGLVEDLANICSSGWQTDGDEIWLLGIPPDADPQDTRLGLAGSSYLQIAHSLLAGRPPCIDLDMECSVQLALRKLIQTNLLQSAHDISDGGLAIAAAECCLTSGLGACLDLEAPEVRTDRLLFAEGGARVLVSLNPLISPQLKAVLDTSLVTKLGKVTTAANLVIRQSGRLCLSLSITSLRTVYNSAIARRILREDS, encoded by the coding sequence ATGACACAATCTTCTTGCCCAGAGATCACCTCTGATGTAATTATAGCTCTGCGTCAGGAGGGGTTGACACCCAATGATTATCAAGAGATCTGGTATCGCTTAGGGCGCGCGCCAAACCGGGTTGAACTTGGTATGTTTGGTGTCATGTGGTCTGAGCATTGCTGCTATCGCAGCTCCCGATCTCTGTTGAGTGCTTTTCCAACAAAAAGTTCCCGCGTTCTCGTTGGTCCTGGCGAAAATGCTGGGGTTATCAATCTCGGGCTTGGCCAGCGACTTGCCTTCAAGATTGAGAGTCATAATCATCCCTCTGCCATTGAACCCTTTCAAGGTGCAGCTACTGGTGTAGGTGGCATACTACGAGATATCTTCACAATGGGTGCCCGACCCATTGCCCTGCTTAATTCCTTACACTTCGGCCCTCTTGAAGATCCAGCTAATGCTGTCCTAATGGAGGGAGTAGTGGCTGGGATAGCCCACTATGGCAATTGCGTTGGCGTACCGACGGTCGGTGGAGAAATTGCCTTTGACACTTCTTATAACGGCAACCCTCTTGTCAATGTCATGGCTCTGGGGCTTATGGAAACTAGCGATATTGTTCCATCTACTGCTGTAGGTCTTGGCAGTCCAGTGGTCTATGTTGGCAGTACAACAGGTCGGGATGGCATGGGTGGGGCTAGCTTCGCTAGTGCTGAACTTAGTTTTGCCTCTCTGCAAGATCGACCTGCGGTACAGGTAGGGAACCCGTTTCTGGGAAAAAGCTTAATTGAGGCCTGCCTAGAAGTTTTTCAAAGTAAAGACGTCATCATCGCAGCGCAAGATATGGGTGCGGCAGGCTTAACCTGTAGCTGCTCTGAGATGGCTGCTAAAGGCAAGGTAGGTATCGAACTCAACCTCGATTGTGTCCCTGCACGTGAGTCGGGCATGACTGCCTACGAGTTTCTCCTATCGGAATCTCAGGAACGTATGCTGTTAGTTGTCTACCCGGGACGCGAGGAATCCTTGATAGAGCGCTTCCATCATTGGGGGCTTCAAGCTGCTGTAGTTGGCTGTGTCATTCCAACCCCTGTAGTGAGAGTGACACACAGTGGCGTAGTGGTTGCAGAGATTCCAGCAACTGCTTTAACTGACAATACACCGACTAATGACCATATCTTGCTCGAGCAACCTCCACAGGAGTTACAAAAGCTCTGGAATTGGAGTGAGGAAGCCTTGCCTTGTCATGGTTCTGATCATGACTGGTCTGTTGATCTTCTCAAACTCCTTGATGATCCAAGTATTGCTAGCAAAAACTGGATTTACCGCCAGTACGATCAGCAGGTGTTGTCAAATACTGTTACTCCAGCCGGTGTTGCAGATGCTGCTATTGTTCGGCTGCGACCCCAGCAAGGCGAGGCCGCATTACAAAATGTAGTCCGTGGAATCGCAGCAACAGTGGACTCTCTTGATCGCTGGGCATTCTTGGATCCTGAGCGTGGGGCGATAGCCACTGTTGCTGAAGCGGCTAGAAATCTTAGTTGTGTTGGTGCTGAGCCACTAGCTGTAACTAATAACCTTAATTTCTCATCGCCAGACACCCCTTATGGATACTGGCAGTTAGCTATGGCTTGTCAAGGTATAGCTAGAGCCTGCAAGGCACTAGGAACACCAGTTACAGGAGGAAATGTATCACTTTATAATGAGACTCGAAATCCAGACGGAAGGTTAATACCAATTCACCCAACACCAGTAATTGGCATGGTAGGTCTAGTCGAGGATCTTGCCAACATCTGTAGCTCGGGTTGGCAGACAGATGGCGATGAGATCTGGCTTTTGGGAATTCCTCCAGATGCTGATCCACAGGATACGCGTCTTGGTTTGGCCGGAAGTAGCTATCTTCAGATAGCCCATTCACTGCTAGCAGGCAGGCCGCCCTGCATTGACCTAGATATGGAATGCTCAGTCCAGTTAGCTCTGCGCAAGCTGATCCAGACAAACCTACTTCAATCAGCCCATGACATCAGCGATGGTGGGCTTGCTATCGCAGCAGCAGAGTGCTGCTTAACTTCTGGTTTAGGAGCTTGCCTTGATCTTGAAGCACCAGAAGTGCGGACTGATCGGCTTCTGTTCGCAGAGGGAGGTGCTAGAGTACTTGTTAGCCTTAATCCTCTTATCTCTCCTCAACTAAAAGCAGTACTGGATACAAGTTTAGTAACTAAACTTGGCAAAGTAACCACTGCAGCTAACTTAGTAATCCGCCAGTCAGGGCGATTATGTTTGTCACTTAGCATTACATCACTTCGCACAGTATACAATAGTGCTATAGCACGTCGTATACTGAGAGAAGATTCTTGA
- a CDS encoding RNA methyltransferase, which yields MGVMGWMHPPVHRLLGWVSRPSMLDQHYVVWRLDQYDSMNSQRVYAKGKPVKSDTNILGQLPTLLKASLLSCEGDPLGQVVDLVYDITDGSILHYLVARSDPRLPGSSRWRLSPSHITDQHPGQVSSNLITLDNLPLARASVRQELLLRSHRWRKQLQTFSGRATQRLEGWLEELPWESRARGDFLSSRDDTPKPDSLKSFQEEDWVPLSRPPQRRSSSNGDSELEEPWI from the coding sequence ATGGGTGTCATGGGCTGGATGCATCCCCCTGTTCATCGTCTATTGGGGTGGGTTAGTCGCCCTTCAATGCTAGACCAGCACTATGTTGTCTGGCGTCTCGATCAATATGACAGCATGAATAGTCAACGTGTCTATGCAAAAGGTAAGCCAGTCAAATCTGATACCAATATCCTTGGCCAATTACCTACACTTCTGAAGGCTTCATTACTTAGTTGTGAAGGTGACCCTCTTGGCCAAGTTGTTGACCTAGTTTATGATATTACTGATGGCTCAATTCTTCACTACTTAGTGGCGCGTAGTGATCCGCGACTTCCAGGTAGCAGTCGCTGGCGTCTATCGCCTAGCCATATCACTGACCAGCATCCGGGGCAAGTTAGCTCAAATCTAATAACACTAGATAATCTTCCGCTTGCCCGTGCCAGTGTTCGGCAAGAGCTGTTGCTGCGCTCACACCGTTGGCGTAAGCAACTACAGACATTTAGTGGTCGTGCTACTCAGCGACTAGAAGGCTGGTTAGAGGAGTTACCCTGGGAGTCTAGGGCACGGGGGGATTTTCTATCTAGTCGCGATGACACCCCTAAACCCGATTCACTAAAAAGCTTTCAAGAAGAAGACTGGGTACCACTCTCTCGCCCGCCGCAGCGTAGGTCTAGCTCTAATGGTGATAGCGAATTAGAAGAGCCTTGGATCTGA
- a CDS encoding DNA polymerase III subunit beta codes for MKVVCSRSELHGALQLVSRAVALRPTHPVLANVLLTADADTGYLSLTGFDLNLGIRTALSVTVESSGTVTLPAKLLVEIVARLANDSPVTLSSNTEKSQVELTSLSGSYQMRSMPADDFPDLPSVESGIALKVLVEPLGRALRSTLFASSDDDTKQLLTGVHLRFSREKLEAASTDGHRLAILSIADALQTSQGQSDKAEELSVTLPARSLREVERLMTNWHSKESVSLFYDRGQVVFLAAGQVVTSRTLEGTYPNYQQLVPEDFSHSIQLDRREFIAALERVGVMAGQYNSVITIESDLECASIRISTDAQEVGSGLESLSAEFNGEPVKIAFNVRYILEGLKAIDSQFVMLRCNSAIAPAILTPVNSCSLFTYLVMPVQIRA; via the coding sequence CACCCCGTTTTAGCAAATGTGTTGCTCACGGCAGATGCTGATACCGGTTACCTGAGCCTCACTGGATTTGATCTCAACTTGGGCATTCGGACTGCTCTCAGTGTTACCGTCGAGTCTAGTGGCACGGTTACCCTACCAGCAAAATTACTGGTTGAGATTGTCGCTCGCCTTGCTAATGACTCTCCAGTCACACTAAGTAGTAATACAGAGAAGAGTCAAGTTGAGCTTACTAGCCTCAGTGGTAGTTATCAAATGCGCAGTATGCCGGCAGATGACTTCCCAGACTTGCCCTCAGTAGAAAGCGGCATAGCCTTGAAGGTGTTAGTTGAACCTTTAGGAAGAGCATTGCGCAGCACTCTATTTGCTAGCAGTGACGATGACACTAAGCAATTGCTTACCGGAGTACACCTGCGCTTTAGCCGAGAGAAGTTAGAGGCAGCATCTACTGATGGCCATCGCCTTGCCATTTTAAGCATCGCCGATGCTCTACAGACATCGCAAGGGCAGAGCGACAAAGCTGAAGAATTATCTGTAACGCTTCCAGCTCGGTCTTTACGCGAGGTAGAACGTTTGATGACTAATTGGCACAGCAAAGAATCAGTGAGTTTATTCTACGACCGTGGACAGGTTGTCTTTCTTGCCGCTGGTCAGGTAGTCACCAGTCGTACACTTGAGGGTACTTATCCCAATTATCAGCAGCTAGTACCCGAAGATTTTTCACATAGCATCCAGCTTGACCGGCGTGAATTCATTGCAGCGTTAGAGCGAGTTGGTGTGATGGCAGGTCAGTACAACAGTGTCATTACTATAGAAAGTGATCTAGAGTGCGCTAGTATCCGTATAAGCACTGATGCTCAGGAAGTAGGTAGTGGCCTAGAATCCTTGTCAGCTGAATTCAATGGCGAGCCGGTAAAAATTGCCTTCAATGTCCGTTACATCCTGGAAGGTCTAAAAGCTATAGATAGTCAGTTCGTTATGCTTCGCTGCAATAGCGCAATCGCCCCAGCTATCCTGACCCCTGTTAACAGTTGCTCTCTCTTTACTTACCTAGTTATGCCAGTTCAGATCCGAGCTTAA